The genomic DNA TTTGAACGATAACAGTACTATACTGAAACAGAATATGAAAACTCTGAacgaaaaattatttaaaaaaaaaactgatttaaaataattcagaaatgaaatattttctataagAAGGGAAGTCCCATATGTCATTAAAGGTAGTAGTGGACGTAATGACAATCAGAGATTTCCGTTTGATTACATTTTTTCTCCGATTGTAAGGAAAACTAGGTCGAAGAATGTCGAAATAACAAACAAGAATCTAAAATCACACGAacattgccgagtgtcattatgGGTTAACTGATTTAAAAAGCAAAAGAGCGTTTCTGCTTTTGTACCAATCAAATGAATGTCCAGTAtagacaaaataaacaaatattacatTTCTATGTGTAATGGGTATTGCTTTCAATAGAGCAGTTGGACAATTCTATATAGCATACCTCTCAAAGGGCCacaactgcagtaaaaatagacACAGCAAAatttccttcctttatggtcatctgcacatcaagctggTTCATCTGTTAAAGATTGAGGCAAataggctaatagtgtgggaggattTGGACACACAAAATTTTGAAACGTACGGACGTAGAGACACCAGCAACGCTACATACCAACCCCCTCCCGCATAAATGTTGGGGCATAAAAACTTTACTTTGAAAAGGGTATGCATTTTGGCCATTATTTAAGATGTTAACGATCTTGCAACTAAATAAATTTTGTGTTCTGTCCTATAACAAAAAACCGTCattgtttacaatattttgtgtttatgatgtcatagTGGAATGTTGGCAACATATATGTTGTGAATGTGGTTGTCAGTCTACCCCCAGTCGTAGATCAAACAAGTCTGCAAAATACATCAAGATtccaaatatttgataaatgaggTTTAGATTGCTTGATAGACTTAGAATTCACCATGTGTTTGCTGGAACAACACAacagaattcttgcaaattccatataaattgataaaatttatactGATGATGTTCTTGTTGTTGTTCGACAGAATAAATTTCTGAGTATGCTTCTCAATACTATAACATGAAGAAGAAAATAgtgatgtatacatgtatctttctaaaacgttacaaaatgaatttgttaGAGAGAAATGAACACATGCGCAGGAATTAAAACAGGACATTGTTCGTGAGTGAACAAACTATACAGAGTGATAAAACCATATAGAAGCTGCAGTGCTTGTTTTTATAAATCTATAGATAGACCGTGATGTCAATATTTGTTCGTATACGCCTGCATATTTccgaaataaacaatgaaattatcgAGTTGCTTGCcgcatatttaaaacttcatatttgcGCTAAGTACATATTGAAAGGGAACGGCTGAATTGTGAGAATCACGAATTTCGGCAACTATTACACAACAGAATCCCAAACTGTGCGGGACCCGCACAAGTTCAAAAACCGAAAGCTGTGTTACAATTCACTCCCTAGTAATTTGTCAGACTTATATGCTGCAGAAACAGGAATGTAACGTAAAAGAAATAAAGATTACTTCGGCCTAATTAGATGGTTATCAGATTATTTGTGTATTTAGTATTCACAATGTAACTCTTTAGTaagaaagtaagtaagtaagtaagaaacgactttatttaacgaggctacATATTGGGTGTCCCCATGTACCATGTGGGCCTCgaagatattatatatattatacattaattATATTTATGATGCACTTTGTGCAATAAATGGCTTTATTTTTCAAGGACACTACACTGGAGCCTGACATTGGGTACATGAGGTGCGACGACAACGATAATAGCAAGTTACTTAATTAGCCTGACCACTCTTAGTTATTTCCCTTGGTAATTTTTTTCCTGATAAATCgtgaatttcgttttttttttgcaattttgagcTATTATTCTGCCATTTCATTCTAGGACACCAAGCGAACAACATCAACTATTGTCAAATTTATCCAGAATTCAGCGGCGTGACACGTGGTACACGGTATTgtgttgtaattgtttattacaaTTCGCGTATTTTAATTTGCCCTTTACCGTCATTGTTTCCAGGTGTATTCACTGGGAATGCCTAGGGAAAGAGCCAGAAGACAGAATCGTGAAGACGGAGCTGCTGGTCGAAGACGTGTTGAGCACGCCCCAGACAGAAGAGCCATCAGGGCAGGGGCTAGAGCTGCAGCCAGGGATGCAAGACGGAGGGAAGTGCAGAATGCCTTGCGTGGTGGTAACGGCCAGGAAAATATTCCTCTGCCTCCACCCCAGTTTGTTACAGCTGAGGTACAAACAGACGATTGTTGCTTTGAACAACCACACGGTGAGTCGCAAGCTTTAAATGCTTTTGCATTGAATTCTTATGATTGCGCTCAAGAAACTGTTGATAATCATGATAGTACTGTACCACTGAATTTTTCTCATGGTTCTATGCTTAACAATCCTGTTGTACCGTGTTCTATGCAAAACAATCCTACTTTACCTGGTAAAGGTTCTTTCGATATTTCTCAGTTACAACCAAATTCTGAATTGTCAATTATGAGTACAATCAATGACCGTGTCAGTGCCCACATCCCtatacaaatgaaagaaaaaatctgGGCAGGAAAATATATAAACTTTGCTTTACTAAGTCGACACCTGATCTGAACAATATTTGTCATGGACATGGTTTGCAAGTAATGGTTTCTTCCACTGGTAACCTAGAAATAAGACAGAACCATGACTCATCTGAAAAGGTTCGAACAGTTGAGCAGTGGTCAGATGCTTTTCTGATTTTTATGGATATATATTTACTCCGTAATCCACAATCAGCATCGGAATTACTATCATACATGGCAACTATACGCCAGGCAGCTTCAAGAAGACAAGATTTTGCCTGGCGTACTTACGATGAACAATTTCGTATGCGACAGGAAACAATTTTGCAACCCTGGTCAAAGCTAAATCCTGATCTATGGTTAAAAATAATGACGACACCAATGTCCAGTGTCTATACACAGGTCAAAAAACCATTGTACACACCCAGCAGTGTGCCGCCATGCCTTCACTTTAACAAAGGCCTATGCACAAGGTTTCAATGTAGATATAGGCATGTCTGTCTTGAATGTGGCAAACCGCACCCGAAAACAAATTGCTATTCCTTTCGGAATTCAAAAATTCCCAGCACTGGTGTTAGACCCAGATGGCCAAAATCAAAATAAGTTACTTGGTCAGTCTCCCATCAAAATAGATGCATTAAAATTTGACTTGGTAGGATACCCAGACCGAGCTGAAGCAGAACAATTGTTGGATGGGTTTATTTATGGTTTCCCTCTTCATTTCCAAGGTCCCCGGATTACAATGCATGCTAGAAATCTTAATTCCGCATATGAAAAACCAGATGTAATAACAGAAAAGTTACAAAAAGAGATTTCTTTGGGTAGAGTGGCCGGTCCTTTTGATACGCCGCCATTACCAAATTTTCGCGTTTCCCCAGTAGGTTTAGTgggaaaaaaaagacaaaaatgattttcgtttAATTCATCATTTGAGTTATCCGAAAGGCGGATCAGTCAATGATTTTATTCCATCTGAATTATGCTCTGTTCAGTATACATCTTTTGATGAAGCTGTGGACATGGTTCGTATGCTGGGAAAAAATGCCTTGCTAGCAAAAGTTGATATTCAATCAGCCTTTAGACTATTGCCGGTTTCACCAAGTGATTTTTCACTCCTTGGAATCAGGCACAAAGGccaatatttttatgataaatgccTACCTTTTGGAGCATCTATTTCTTGTGCtacttttgaaacattttcaagcTTCTTAGAATGGtgcttaaaaaagaaaacaaagtcaAAAAAATGTTAAGCACTATTTAGATGATTTTTTGTTTGGAGGTAAAGCAAATTCTCGGGACTGCCATGTGATATTAGATAGCTTCTGTGTTATTTGTGATGACCTTGGGGTACCATTGGCAACTGAAAAAACTGTTCATCCGACGACTGTGCTAGTTTTTCTTGGTCTGGAATTAGATTCCAATGATATGGTTATTCGTATTCCCTTACAAAAATTAGAAGAAATCAGAGCTAAAGTCCAAAATATGCTTTCAAAGACAAAAACAACCTTAAGGGAAATACAGTCGTTGATTGGAAGCCTTTCATTTGCGTGTAAAGCTATACCATTTGGTCGTCCTTTTATTCGTAGGCTGATTGATTTGATAGTAGGCTGTGAGCAACAAAAGAATTATCATTTGAGGGTAAACTTGGAAATCAAGGAGGATTTAAAAGTTTGGCTCACATTTCTGTCAGCCCATAATGGTGTTTCTGTTATACATAAGAGTGAGTGGCTTTCCAATCACGATTTGCAACTGTTCACAGACAGCTCTGGCAAGGGGTTTGGTATCATATTGAATAAAAGTTGGTGCTATGGAATTTGGCCACATCATTTTACTGTGTATGATATCACGGTACTTGAAATGTTCCCCATTGTGGTTTCAGTTTTTTTGTGGCCAGAGCTGTTTCGTGATAAGAAAATTCTGTACAGGTGCGATAACTTGTCAGTATGTCAGATTGTCAATTCATTATCAAGTAAATCTAAAAATGTAATGGTTCTGAATAGGCTATTTGTTCTTCAGTGCTTGAAATacaacataaattttaaatgtgttCACATTTCAGGCATGCATAATGCAATCGCAGATTCTTTATCTAGACTTGATTTTCAGCGTTTCAGAAAGTTGGCACCACAGGCAGATACGTTACCGCTGCAAGTGCCATCTCTTCTCTGGAAGGCCTTGGAATAATATCCAATCAGCTTGCTTCAAATAGCctatcttttaatacaaaactgaCATACCATACAGCTCTTCAGTCATTCACAGAGTTTTGTGCAACAGTTGGTATATCACAGACATTGCCAATACCTACTTGGCTGCTGTCATTGTATGTCGCATGGTTATACCAAAAGGGTCTCTCAGCCAACACTGTTAGTACTTACATATCTGGTATAAGTTTTATACATAAGTTTAAGGGTGTCATTGATCCATCAGAATCATTCTATTTCAAGAGAATAATGTTAGGTTTTAAACGGAGCAAAAAGTTTGCTGACACCCGTATACCAATATCAATCGATACACTCAAAAGTTTGATATTTGCTTTGGAAAAAGTATGCAGCTCTTGGTATGAAGTATGTGTTTTTAAAGCAGCGTTTCTTATTGCCTTCTTTGGTTTATTCAGGATAAGTGAATTAGTTTACACTTCTGCTGCTTTGTGTGATTatcctttaaaaaaaagatgatgTGTCTATTTTGGTTAAGAATGGCAGAAggtttttgaatataaaattgcGTCATTCAAAAAATAACCACAGTGGCCATAGCCAAGTTGTTACATTAGGTGACATAAAAAATTCAACACTTTGTCCTGTTTCAGCTGCAAAAACATTGATGGCAGTACAACCGCAGGCTATTTATTTTCTGTGTCATTCAAACGGCAAACCAGTCACTCGTTACCAGTTTAGTACAATATTGAAACGCTGCTTGCTTCACGTAGGTTTACATACATCTAGAATATTAACACACAGCTTTAGAATAGGTGCTGCAACCTACCTAGAATCGCAAGGTGTTCCGCATCATATCATTATGAAGAAGGGTAGATGGTCTTCTAATGCATGTCTTAACTATATCCGTTGTTAATGTTATATCAGGTATCTTGCCGTTTCAATTTATGTACTTTCAGTGGCGTGGATTGTGGGGTCCTCGATCCCCTACTGGGCAGAACAGAGGGCCAGGTATCGTTCCCCCAGTTCTTCCTCTAACTTGGGGATTGATGAAAGAAAGATCACTGTACAGTGGATGACAAGACGGGGCATGGTGTGGGACGAGGTCAGGCCAATGCTCGCACGGGCATTTAAGGAAGCGCCTTATCTTCCAGATGCAATTATCATCCATTGTGGTGGTAATTCTCTGCTTCAACAAAAAAAGGCAAGACTTGTTTCCAAAATTTGTTATGATTTAAAAAAGATTAGAAAAATCTATCATTTGGCAAGTACTATTGTCTGGTCTAATATTTTGCCTCGTCTGGATTGGAGAACTTCAAGGTCAGTCcaaaaaattgagaaattacGTAAAGATGTTAACAGGTCAGCCGCACGTACATCTTTAAAGCACGGTTGTGCTTGGATaagaaatacagaaataacaatgGACTGTCCTGGTCTTTTCCGTTCAGACGGGGTTCATCTTTCAGACATAGGGCTTGACATCTTGTTGTCTTCATTTAAAGAAGCGATagaattttgtgtcaaaaatgaaccagtgaaatatatttttgattaagtTCTATGgggttttattattttacaaatctaaattgAACTATACCAGTTTCATGGCAGaagttaaaataataatttagtgGCCCTTCAACACACCAAAGTGTATCTCAGGTTTGGAGCATGGCAAGGTGTTTGTAGATTTGACAGGAACATGATcttaaaacatatattattttaaGTATTAAAACTGAAGAATTTGCATCCTTGGCAAGTCCCTTGGCAGTCTTCGCTGGGGATATTTCTATTTTCGCTGGGATGCAAATTGAtttggtttattttcatttcatctgtatatttgatatttcataataGGTATATGTTTTTTAACATATGCATTTCTTAATTTTCCACCTTGCCATTTGTTCATGAAGTAATTTTCTCTTAgaataaagtcgcggccttttcTTCCACtcaactgtgttttgttttaatttcttaaaggTGAAGGTATCATAGGGAGGTATGGTGTATGCAGTCAAAGATTAATTCATGGGCTTCTACAAATGTAGAATATTAATTCTAGATATGTGAAATCAATTTcattaaagtaacaaaatatttagtattgtccCATGAGTTTGTGTTTGGCTGGATACTCCTGTTTATGCCTAATATCAAtagtccattgataaaataattatatttatgatgCACTTTGTACAATAAATGGCTTTATTTTTCAAGGACACTACACTGGAGCCTGACATTGGGTACATGAGGTGCGACGACAACGATAATAGCAAGTTACTTAATTAGCCTGACCACTCTTAGTTATTTCCCTTGGTAATTTTTTTCCTGATAAATCGTGAATTTcgttttttgcaattttgagcTATTATTCTGCCATTTCATTCTAGGACACCAAGCGAACAACATCAACTATTGTCAAATTTATCCCACCCACCCAGAACccaaatttttatgtaaattcattgttcattttatattcatagtTGTGGTACTCTTGCTGCTGCTGTATATGTTATGTAAATTATTTTTCGGAGTatcaaaatatatgtattattcaattcattttaattttagttaTGATTGTGTACGTGTAGAATTATCTGGCTAACCAGTAGGTACTTTATGTTGACTGGGCTTGAAATTGTTGTTTATAGTCAGTACGTCTAATAGTCATTTGTTTCTTCACCTCTGAGCTATAGGTGTAAGCTGTCAAATAAGCGTGAAGTGTTATTAATTTTATCACATCTCTATTACACCTTAATCTTAGTCAAGTTCAGCGACTAAGTAAACTGGTGCGGAACCCAGGAATACTGGTTGTCTCACTTAAATAAAATAAGCAGCGAAAACAAGTCACATTCAGTTATAGGAGTGCTTGTGGTATAGCCATGGTCGATTATTCTTCCTCGGTTTACTTTATCTGTTCCCATAACAGCGTTAGAGGTAGCCTTGACATAGTATGTCGGCGTTGTGTCCCATTTATAGATCTTCACTTATATGCTTCAAGGTTTTGTCCAAATTGGTAAAGCGTTTCACGCAGTGAGTCACTGCGTCAGTGAAGCACACAAGTTAGTAACTGGTTTTCAACACAACTGTTAGTCTCAGTGATTTCTCACAAGTCAGCGATTTGTTTACAAAGTAACAGTAAAGCGCGCAAAGCAGTGAGTCACTGCATTATTAAAGCGCTCAAAGCAGTGAGTCACTGCATCAGTAAAGATCACAAGTCAGTACCTGGTTTCTAACATATCACTAAAGCTCACAAGTCAGTGACTTGTTTATAAAGTATCAGTAAAGAGCTCAAAGCAGTGAGTCACTGCATCATTAAAGAGCCTAAAAGCAGTGAGTCATTGCATCAGTAAATATCACAAGTCAGTATCTGGTTTTCAACATATTACTAAAGCTCACAAGTCAGTGACTTGTTTATAAAGTATCAGTAAGGAGCTCAAAGCAGTGAGTCACTCCATCATTAAAGAGCCAAAAAGCAGTGAGTCACTGCATCAGTAAAATCACAAGTCAGTATCTGGTTTTCAACATTTCAGTTCACAAGTCAGTGACTTGTTTACAATGTATCAGTAAAGAGCTCAAAGCAGTGAGTCACTGCATAATTAAAAATCACAAGTCAGTGAGTCACTGACTATCAGTAAAGCACATAAATCAGTGAGTCACTGTATCAGAAAAAAACCGTGTTAGTAGTTAATCCTTTGCTAATCCTCTAACGCCTGGGTCGCAAAGTTTGCTTGAACCCCCTTGAAGTGCCCTTACAGTTCTATGCTTTGTGTTGATCTATTTTTGGGATTTAGTACTTGTATTAAGTGATGCAAATGAATATTTGGTTGATATTCCAACATATCACTACTTCCCCTGCCAATTATGTAATCtcgtttaaaatttaaaaaaaaaaaataaataaaaaggtttAAGTACATATTTTCTCAGATAAAGTACATATGTTTTGGTACTCCTGCATTCTTCAAGTATATATCTCAGTATATAGTTTACATACATTATTTTAAGTATTAAAACTGAAGAATTTGCATCCTTGGCAAGTCCCTTGGCAGGCTTCGCTGGGGATAGTTCTATTTTCGCTGGGATGCAAATTGAtttggtttattttcatttcatctgtatatttgatatttcataataGGTATATGTTTTTTAACATATGCATTTCTTAATTTTCCACCTTGCCATTTGTTCATGGAGTAATTTTCTCTTAgaataaagtcgcggccttttcTTCCACtcaactgtgttttgttttaatttcttaaaggTGAAGGTATCATAGGGAGGTATGGTGTATGCAGTCAAAGATTAATTCATGGGCTTCTACAAATGTAGAATATTAACTCTAGATATGTGAAATCAATTTcattaaagtaacaaaatatttagtattgtccCATGAGTTTGTGTTTGGCTGGATACTCCTGTTTATGCCTAATATCAAtagtccattgataaaataaatgttccttaatatatatatatgtgtcatTATTCTGTTTAGTATTattaatattgtaataaataatcTATTTATAACAGTAGCAAAATTCAAATGTGTTTGAGCTGAGTCATtctaaaatatacaaacacattccTATTTAGAAACTTAACATGAATATATAGATACAGACTCAAACCTTAAATCAACAAAGTCATTTGGATGGTAAAATGATTCAATCAGTTTGTAAACGGTTGTACTAAGAAATTGCTTTCAGGGGCTGTTGAAAGTAATCGGTATGTCAACATCTCTAATCGACACAGCATGTTGCAAAATCCATCTGCATTTGTTTTCTTGtgattgtatttattttcatttatacattCTGCAGC from Mercenaria mercenaria strain notata chromosome 11, MADL_Memer_1, whole genome shotgun sequence includes the following:
- the LOC128547006 gene encoding uncharacterized protein LOC128547006; amino-acid sequence: MPRERARRQNREDGAAGRRRVEHAPDRRAIRAGARAAARDARRREVQNALRGGNGQENIPLPPPQFVTAEVQTDDCCFEQPHVAWIVGSSIPYWAEQRARYRSPSSSSNLGIDERKITVQWMTRRGMVWDEVRPMLARAFKEAPYLPDAIIIHCGGNSLLQQKKDTTLEPDIGYMRCDDNDNSKLLN